A DNA window from Candidatus Woesearchaeota archaeon contains the following coding sequences:
- a CDS encoding nucleotidyltransferase domain-containing protein: MRKNASRPSMLSLKAVHNLFINKKGITIKDLAKNIKTDYKNVHDSVSTLFKEGIIKKEKIGNYNICKLNYSNDELIEYLKEYNYYIALGEFRKKHSIEHNLIMEAVRQAIAENYIAHIFVCLVFGSYAKGEEKKDSDVDILFITADTTRLNSIGCKKFLDEQNAPYQRRFHVIEQSVTDFMKDLKDKTKLSIATEIYKESPIVFYGDDILFRLITEANKA, translated from the coding sequence GTGAGAAAAAATGCTAGCCGACCAAGCATGCTGAGCCTTAAGGCAGTTCATAATCTGTTTATAAATAAAAAAGGCATCACTATCAAAGATTTGGCCAAGAATATAAAAACAGACTATAAGAATGTTCATGATTCTGTAAGTACGCTATTCAAAGAGGGAATAATAAAAAAAGAAAAAATAGGGAATTACAATATTTGCAAACTTAATTACTCTAACGACGAACTTATTGAATACTTAAAGGAGTATAATTACTACATCGCATTAGGAGAATTTAGGAAAAAGCACTCAATAGAACATAACCTTATAATGGAGGCTGTTAGGCAGGCAATAGCAGAAAATTATATTGCTCACATCTTTGTTTGCCTTGTTTTTGGTTCTTATGCAAAAGGTGAAGAGAAAAAGGATTCTGATGTAGACATATTATTTATTACGGCTGATACAACAAGACTTAATAGTATAGGCTGTAAAAAATTCTTAGATGAACAAAATGCACCATATCAGAGGAGATTTCATGTTATTGAACAAAGTGTAACAGATTTCATGAAAGATTTGAAAGACAAAACAAAACTCAGCATAGCAACTGAAATTTATAAAGAATCCCCGATAGTTTTTTATGGCGACGATATTTTATTTAGATTGATAACAGAGGCAAATAAAGCATGA
- a CDS encoding DUF99 family protein: MKEEIRILGIDDSPFEKFKKGSNLVIGVLFRGGNFMDGVMSTKIKVDGDDSTGKLIKMIKKSKFKSQIRCIALNGIAMGGFNVVDVNELNKRTKIPVIVIIRDYPDFKKIFAALRKIKRESKVKLIKKAGDVVKIGKIYVQLAGLNLDKARQILKISCTHSFIPEPLRVAHLIAAGIAMGESKGRA, from the coding sequence ATGAAAGAAGAAATCCGCATTTTAGGAATTGATGATTCGCCTTTTGAGAAGTTCAAGAAAGGCAGCAACTTGGTTATTGGCGTTCTTTTCAGAGGCGGCAATTTTATGGATGGCGTTATGTCAACCAAGATAAAGGTTGACGGCGATGATTCAACTGGCAAATTGATTAAAATGATCAAAAAGTCTAAATTTAAATCACAGATAAGATGCATTGCCCTTAACGGAATTGCAATGGGCGGCTTCAATGTTGTTGATGTTAATGAACTGAATAAAAGAACAAAAATTCCTGTTATTGTTATTATAAGGGATTATCCTGATTTCAAGAAAATATTTGCTGCCTTGAGAAAAATAAAAAGAGAAAGCAAAGTAAAACTGATAAAGAAAGCAGGCGATGTTGTTAAGATTGGAAAGATATATGTCCAGCTGGCTGGCTTAAATTTAGATAAAGCAAGACAGATCTTAAAAATAAGCTGCACCCATTCTTTTATCCCGGAGCCTTTGAGGGTAGCGCATTTGATCGCAGCAGGGATCGCAATGGGAGAAAGCAAGGGAAGAGCCTAG
- a CDS encoding Lrp/AsnC family transcriptional regulator — MADFIGMVVESAYGKEVKVDLKDKKILGALAVNARLSPSEIGRIVGLSKDAVRYRIIQLEKKGIIRGSVVISNPSKAGYYLHTVLLKLENLSEDRENELIKFFAAFPLGIWFGKCSGRWHFVFEVIAKDIRQFDRIMQKIKSACGKSLKDYESLTAFNLVKYVDLPDDFYKNLGLKFEFERKSIAFAKEIKKEIIEFDYEKQIKLDLTDARILKALSKDACTQISDIANKTGIPRDTVVNRIRSMVNNKLIIAFNPIINLTYLKYHLYAVFFHLANLTDEKEKEFFNYMSVHPFVAYGAKMMGKYEAQIFLIVKDPMHMHEIMMEFRRKFSSIIEDYEPLLVIKDYKYNFLPEGVFPKII, encoded by the coding sequence AAAAGATACTTGGGGCATTAGCTGTAAATGCCAGGCTGAGCCCCAGCGAGATTGGGAGGATTGTTGGGCTGTCGAAAGATGCTGTAAGATACAGAATCATACAATTAGAGAAAAAAGGCATAATAAGGGGCAGCGTTGTCATCTCAAACCCGTCAAAAGCGGGCTATTATCTGCATACTGTATTGCTGAAGCTTGAAAACCTGTCTGAGGATCGGGAGAATGAATTAATTAAATTTTTTGCGGCTTTTCCTTTGGGAATATGGTTCGGCAAGTGCAGCGGCAGGTGGCATTTTGTTTTTGAAGTCATAGCTAAAGACATAAGGCAGTTTGACAGGATAATGCAGAAAATAAAATCAGCCTGCGGAAAAAGCTTAAAGGATTATGAAAGCCTGACAGCATTTAACCTGGTCAAATATGTTGATTTGCCGGATGATTTCTACAAAAATCTTGGATTGAAGTTTGAATTCGAAAGAAAAAGCATTGCATTCGCAAAGGAGATCAAAAAAGAAATAATCGAATTTGATTATGAAAAGCAGATAAAGCTCGATTTAACAGATGCCAGAATATTAAAGGCTTTGTCTAAAGATGCCTGCACCCAGATATCAGATATAGCAAATAAAACTGGAATTCCGAGAGATACTGTAGTCAATCGCATAAGGAGCATGGTCAATAATAAGTTAATAATAGCATTCAACCCGATTATAAATCTCACTTATCTGAAATATCATCTTTATGCGGTGTTTTTTCATCTGGCTAACCTGACAGATGAAAAGGAGAAGGAATTTTTTAATTACATGTCTGTGCACCCTTTTGTTGCATACGGCGCAAAGATGATGGGAAAATATGAAGCGCAGATATTTTTAATTGTAAAGGATCCAATGCACATGCATGAAATAATGATGGAGTTCAGAAGAAAGTTTTCAAGCATTATCGAAGACTATGAGCCTCTGCTGGTCATAAAAGACTATAAATATAATTTCCTGCCGGAAGGAGTTTTTCCTAAAATTATCTAG